Part of the Rhodococcus sp. OK302 genome is shown below.
GAGCGACCGACGAATTGGCAATGCACCTCCCGCTCCGCTCTGGGCCACCGAAGACGGCGGCTTCGGGCAGGTTGGATGCGTTTACACCGCACAAGGCTTCGAATACGACTGGAGCGGTGTCATTCTCGGCCCTGATCTCGTGTGGCGCAACGGCGCATTCACGACGGTGCGCACCGCCAATCGCGACCCGGATCTGAAGAACACCAAGAAGATCGGCGACGTCAGATTCAACCGCTTGATCCGCAATATCTACAAAGTTTTGCTCACCCGAGGCATGATCGGAACGGTCATCTACTCGACGGATGAAGAAACTCGAATTGCATTGCGTTCTTTGGTAAGTAAGCACGGGTGACGGGCTCCGCCCCTCCTCTTCCAGGCAAGTACCACATCGTCACCCACTCTATGCATGCTTTCACCACGGTTGTCATCCATTCGATACGCCTCGGCCTCCATTCCCGCATCAACCCATCAACGTCGAACACATCCTCACATCCGCAGTAGGTATATCCATCGAATCACATTCGAACCTGACAGGGCTGTTGACGCTCCGAGCGCAGACCTGGTGGCCAGCTCAGTTCGATCTGCGTCGGATGTACTAGCAACTACGGACGCAATGGCGGACTCGCACGCTGCGACAAATTGAGGTCATGTATTCAACGCCTTGCGACCCAAGCACCCGCGCAGAAAGCGTAGCTGCATCTTCGCCGTGGCGCGCCGCGCAATAAGCACATGAACGATAGACTCATCAAATTGTCCGACCCCAAGGAACGACATCCGAAGGCCGCTAATAACCGTAAGGGACACCGTGACCAACGAGTTCGATGATCAGTACGAGCACTTCGTGAAGATGCTCGACACCGAGACGCCGCAGGGCGTCGTGAAGATGCTGGCACTGTTCGGCACGGACCCGGGACTAATCCAGCAGATCCGTGAGCGTCACGAGAACGAAATCATCAAAGTAAGAGAACAAGGAAATGCACCGTCTGTCGTCCTCGGCAACCGCACGACATGGTATACCGGTCCCCAACCATCGGATAAATGCTGGCCCGCACTCACGAAACAACTACATAAGCAGAATTGGTCCAAAAACTCTATCGAAGCACTTGATCGTTCCTCAACGCAAGTCGTGCAAATGCTGAACCATCCTAAAGAACGGAAATTTTCTACTCGGGGTCTTGTTGTCGGTCACGTACAGTCCGGAAAGACAACTAATTTCACCGCGGTAATGGGAAAGGCCGCCGATCGTAAGTACAAGCTATTCATCGTCCTCGCAGGAGTTCACAACGGACTTCGGCGCCAAACGCAACTCCGACTAGTGCAGGATCTTGTCACCCCCAATAAAGGCAACTGGATGCAGCTGACAGTTCCCGACAGAGACTTCACCGCCCCAGCTAACGCTGCGGCATATTTCGCAAAAAGTAATCGCCAGCACGTTCTCTGCGTAATAAAGAAGAATCCTGCCGTTCTCCGCCGGTTTAACAAATGGCTGGATTCCGCATCCGAATACCTCGCAGATTGCCCAGCCTTGATCATCGACGATGAGGCAGATCAGGCGACTGTAGCAACCAAGAAGACAAATCCCCTCATACTCGACATGATAAACAAACTACCAAAATCTGCCTATGTAGGCTACACTGCAACACCTTTTGCCAACCTTCTCATTGACCCATCGGCCCAGGACTTATATCCCAGAGATTTCATAATTAGCCTCCCGAAGCCTGAGGGGCATTTCGGAACCGAGGTGCTATTCGGTCGAGATTCTCTAGATGGAGAGGATCCGGATGAGGTTGATGACGGGTTCGACATGATCCGGGAGATTGCGGTTTCAGAAATAGCGGGAGTCCGTCCAAGTAACCGCGCGGACAAGGACGGATTCACTCCCGACATCGACGGTGCGCTCGCCGATGCAATCCAATACTTTTGGCTTAGTACTGCGGCACGCAAAGTTCGCAATACTGGAAATAAACATGCAACAATGCTAATCCACACCAGCGTAAACACGGAAATTCATAACAGCTTCCGAGAACCTCTCATCGCCTTCCAGCAAAATTTCAAAAACTCACTCAACTCCAACGATCAAAGTTTCCTTGAGAAACTCCGCACACTATGGGAGATAGAGACCGCCAAGGTTCCTGCGCAAGATTTCGGCCACACCCCGGTTGGATTCGAAGAACTGCTAATGAAACTCTCAAATGTAATTGCTAGTTGCGAGGTCATTCTCGACAATGCGAGCAGCAAGGTTCGACTCAACTATGAAGGTGAACCCGTAGTTGCTATTGCGGTCGGCGGTAATACTCTCTCCCGAGGCTTGACGCTTGAGGGACTATCGGTCAGCTACTTCGTTCGTGCCGTCTCTGCATACGACACCCTACTACAAATGGGTCGATGGTTTGGATACCGCACCGGATACGAAGATCTTCCACGCGTCTGGATGACCGCGGAGCTACGAGACTGGTTCCGACATCTCGCTACAGTCGAATCAGAGATCCGGCGAGACATAGCAGTCTACATGGTCGAGGATAAGACTCCGCTAACATTCGCAGTTCGCATGCGTACACATCCTTCATTGAGGGTAACGGCCGCCGCAAAGATGAAGAAATATGCAGTAGCTGCATCATCGTATGGTGGACAGCGAATCCAGACACGATATTTCGATCTTGATCAGAGGACCCTGATCAATAATCAATGCGCCGCCAAGGACCTCATTACAGAATCAATTTCTTCCAGCTTAGGCTCCCTTCAATTTGCCGACGAGGGAAACTATTTGTGGACAGGCGTTCCATTTGATCCGGTAATCACATTCCTCCAAAATATCGATTTCATGAAAAGTCGCAGGAATGTGACTCCAAAATTCTGACAGACTATATCCAAAAACGCGTCGAAAATTCATCTCTATTGAGATGGAACATTGCAATCATAGGAAAGAGGGCCGGAAATGACTTGGATTCATCAATCGAATTTGTTCCCGGCATTCGCGTTGAACGAATTACACGATCCCGCCTGACCGAAAGTACAACAACCGACATCAAGACACTTATGAGCCGACGCGATGCCGCTATCGACCTAACCATTCCGCCTTCATCGGGAGAACTAACGGAAGATGCGATCAAGTTCCTCCGCAATAAACAGCATCCCGAAACTGCGCTACTAGCCCTATACGTGATCGACAAAGAATCAATTCCTGGTCCTCGAACAGCGAAAACTCGATCCCCGATCAATGCCCCTGAACATATTATCGGCGTCGGCCTCGTATTCCCAATGCCTTCCGGCGACGACAGCGAAGTGGAGTGGGAGTACATCAGTGCCGATCTGTCCGGTGTTGAGCTTGAGGAAACTGACCTTAGCGAACTTAGCGACCTTGAATATGAGGAGCGTTGATGTCTGGAACATTTCGGGGAATTCTGGCTGATCATTGGAATGCCCTCGAAGCCGTACGCCCGACATCGGAGGAACGCTTGCGGACCTCACGGTTGCCTGTCGACACCAGCACAGGCCAACTCTTGGCCGCGGTCGATGCACATGGGGCGCGTCACATCCTTGTACCAATCGAAAACAACCAGCGCGTCAAAAGGCACCTTGACGGCGTAAACCTGAGAGTCGACGAACGTGCACTCGAAACTAGCGGAATTTACTCTCGGTACGCCGATATCTCGTGTTTAGACCACAACCTAAATGCGATTTTCACGGACATGTGCTCAGACGTTATTCTAGGTGTCGCATCCAACCCGAAGTATGCATTAGCCTCGACAAACAAGGTGCTAGACCGTTGGCGCTCACTATTTGCATCCTCAAATTCTCTGCTTCGAGAAAGCCAGCTAACGGGACTCTTCGCCGAACTCTGGGTTCTCCGTGAACTATTGAGAAAAAGCTCGTCAGCAGTTTCTAAGTGGACGGGCCCTTCCGGCCACCGTCACGATTTCACCTTCGGTTGCAATGCACTCGAAATCAAGGGATCTCTGGCTACAAGTGGACGTCGAGTCCGAATCCACGGCCTCAGCCAGCTAGATGCACCAGCCGAAGGGAACCTCTATCTTCGTTGGATTAGATTACAATCCCATCCAAATGGGCACAGTATCGGCTCTCTGGTCGAGGAAATACTCAATCTAGGCGATGACGCACAATCTGTCGCCGAGAACCTCAAGATCTTGGGATACTTTCTTGCAGACGCAGATTCGTATCGCAATAATCGTTTTCAAGTTACTGAAGATATTTGGTATCATATCGATGTCAATTTTCCAAGACTGACCGAACGTCAACTTTCTGACGCTGGCATACTAACCTCGGCCGTCGATGTCAGCTACTCGATTGACCTCCCCGATCCAGTAATACAAGGGTTACCACCAAGTGCTGTGTCCACACTACTCGACAGCCTTATGAAGGAATATAATCGATGACTCATGGCTGGAGTTCGCAAAGGTTCCCCCCGGAGGCGCTTCCGCGGCAGAAGGTATTCGAAATCAATTGGGCAGACCCGCATTAAACCAATTGACTGTTCTTGTACGCGAAGCCGCACAAAATAGCTGGGATGCACGGATTCGTACACAGCCGGTTGACTTTCGAATCGAATTGAATGATCTAAATGCCAGTATGGCTCCATCATGGCGCCGTTTGCTTACACCGACCGCTCCGGCAGCCCGGCACCTTCCTCTTCGGAAATCGCTTAGCGAATCGATTAGAGTCCTAACAATCTCCGACCGCGGAACTAAAGGACTTGGCGGGCCAACACGTGCCGACAACGCAGTTACCAAGGATAACGACTTCGTCTCATTCATACGAAATATCGGCGAACCCCGGAACACCACCCACGGCGGAGGAACATACGGATTCGGAAAAGGAATCTTCTATCTACTATCAAAATCTGGAACTGTGATAATCCACACCAGATGTAAGATTGGAAATAGCTACGAAACGAGGCTGATCGGATGCAGTCTATGGAAAAGCTATTCTGTCGGAGAGGGAATGCAAGGAACGCGCTATACCGGCCGTCATTGGTGGGGAGACACCTCCGACGAAGCTCTAGTCGAACCGTTCGTCGGGGAGAAAGCCGAAGACCTAGCAGACAAGCTGGGCTTCACTGCGTTCAAAGGAAAAGAAACCGGAACAACAATAACGATTATTGATCCAGAACTCGATGACTTTACGCCAGAGGAGGCAGTCAGGTGGATGGCAGATGCAATTGCTTGGAACCTATGGCCAAAAATGATATATAAGGGTGATGGCACCGCGCCCGATATGAATTTCTCCGTTTCCCACAATGGCCGCAATGTACCACTACCGGATCCGAATGAAACTCCACCTCTAAACCTATTCGTTCGCGCCTATCGGGCGATCGAAAAACCTGATGCCGAACAGATATGGGTAAAGAGCCCGAAAATATATCTCGGTAAAATTGGCATGAATAAGACACTTCTCAAGCCATTCGACGCAAGCCCGGTTGCTACCGAATGTGGATTTGATACCACATCTCATCATATCTGCCTCATGCGAACTGCTGAACTTGTCGTTAGCTATTACAAAGGTCCCGCGACCGGCGCTCGATTCTCCTCCTATGCGGGCGTCTTCCGCACGGATCAATCTGTCGATGAGTCGTACGCAAAATCTGAGCCCCCTACACACGATGCCTGGCGATGGGAGCCGCTCGACGGCAATGACAGAAAAATTGTCAAAGTGACATTCACGAGACTCAAGGAGTACGCGAACAAACAGGTCTCCCTGGAATCGGGAATGATCGACGCAACAGTCAAGGCACCACTTGGCGCAGCTAGCCGCCAATTCTCTTCTCTGGTGTCCGGCGCACAGGGATTCGGAGGTGCAACCTCATTCGTCCCCTTCAAGAATGCAAGAAGTCGTCAGTCGAAATCACCCAATGGCGATCGTTCGTTCGATCAGGGTCCAGGGAAACGCTCCTCAAAGCCCAAGATTCACGAAAATTCACCAAATTCTGATAGCGAAACAGAAACGAACGTTTCAAGCTTTCCTCAGGGACGCCACAGATCCAGCGGGCGACCGCGAGTCGTATATGTTGGCGAACCAACCTTCGAAATCATAAATGACATTCCAGCCGTCACCCAATGTTTCCGAATTCCAGAACGCGTCCGAGTTATCGTCGAAAGTGCCGTCGGAGTCGCTATTCCGGGCAGTACGGGAAAAGAAACTGATCCGCCGGCCAATGCGCCTCATCCAACGACCTTGGGATGGTCCGATGATACCGGCACTGTGTTTCACGGTCCTGGAAGCTTGGAGATCGACGGGGGCGACGCGATATGGAAAGTCATTGTTAAGCCCGCTCCCGACACAGTCACCTCAATCGAATTGTCTGTCAACAGAAAACCAATTATCGCATGACACTTACAGCGTTTCCGTATCGCGTACCAAACGACACGACCGTGACACCACTCGACTGGAATATTCTGATCGATGACACGCCATTATATCTCGGCGATCACATCCCGGACTGGGATTACAATACAGATCTCATCCTGACGCGAATTATTACTATCGACACGGATCAGCTCTGCTCAGATACCGGACTGCCTCCTGGAACCAATTTCGCAGTGTCGATCGTGTGGTCTGCGTCCGGATCTAACCAACGCGGACAAGGATTTCGGAAAGTCTTCTCC
Proteins encoded:
- a CDS encoding Z1 domain-containing protein; the protein is MTNEFDDQYEHFVKMLDTETPQGVVKMLALFGTDPGLIQQIRERHENEIIKVREQGNAPSVVLGNRTTWYTGPQPSDKCWPALTKQLHKQNWSKNSIEALDRSSTQVVQMLNHPKERKFSTRGLVVGHVQSGKTTNFTAVMGKAADRKYKLFIVLAGVHNGLRRQTQLRLVQDLVTPNKGNWMQLTVPDRDFTAPANAAAYFAKSNRQHVLCVIKKNPAVLRRFNKWLDSASEYLADCPALIIDDEADQATVATKKTNPLILDMINKLPKSAYVGYTATPFANLLIDPSAQDLYPRDFIISLPKPEGHFGTEVLFGRDSLDGEDPDEVDDGFDMIREIAVSEIAGVRPSNRADKDGFTPDIDGALADAIQYFWLSTAARKVRNTGNKHATMLIHTSVNTEIHNSFREPLIAFQQNFKNSLNSNDQSFLEKLRTLWEIETAKVPAQDFGHTPVGFEELLMKLSNVIASCEVILDNASSKVRLNYEGEPVVAIAVGGNTLSRGLTLEGLSVSYFVRAVSAYDTLLQMGRWFGYRTGYEDLPRVWMTAELRDWFRHLATVESEIRRDIAVYMVEDKTPLTFAVRMRTHPSLRVTAAAKMKKYAVAASSYGGQRIQTRYFDLDQRTLINNQCAAKDLITESISSSLGSLQFADEGNYLWTGVPFDPVITFLQNIDFMKSRRNVTPKF
- a CDS encoding PD-(D/E)XK motif protein, with the protein product MSGTFRGILADHWNALEAVRPTSEERLRTSRLPVDTSTGQLLAAVDAHGARHILVPIENNQRVKRHLDGVNLRVDERALETSGIYSRYADISCLDHNLNAIFTDMCSDVILGVASNPKYALASTNKVLDRWRSLFASSNSLLRESQLTGLFAELWVLRELLRKSSSAVSKWTGPSGHRHDFTFGCNALEIKGSLATSGRRVRIHGLSQLDAPAEGNLYLRWIRLQSHPNGHSIGSLVEEILNLGDDAQSVAENLKILGYFLADADSYRNNRFQVTEDIWYHIDVNFPRLTERQLSDAGILTSAVDVSYSIDLPDPVIQGLPPSAVSTLLDSLMKEYNR